The following are encoded in a window of Mycolicibacterium tusciae JS617 genomic DNA:
- a CDS encoding AAA family ATPase — protein sequence MPNQDDTVKELRRYLNARIPLIVLRSTESRRALELVRQVAGGMKGMSFYGFTRTGGLTDLLTQKQIVDDRSLGGALDYAASTFRSRDYANFVLVDVEDIGDHSGTTRYVAEVVDLAEGRSGSIVLVTSESVASELMRLGMSVELDLPDLDELFYVVTDLVDNYRAAMQIEWTHDEVRRASEVLVGLSESQALNAVSTLLAKGSLHTSDIAELSKYKDRMFGAISGIERVDIKPADRQVGGLNSLRKWLRQRGQLIRMDLSHSDLRPPRGVLLVGVPGCGKSLSAKAIASEWELPLYRLDMAGVLGMYVGQSEGRLREALEMASRVAPCVLWIDEIEKALAGGGSGGDATGITRRMIGQFLYWLQESRAKVFIVATANDVTSLPPELLRKGRFDELFFVDLPDTEDRAEIVRMYFDTYLKTDISPYLLEELVALSDGFAGADIASVIHEVASYGLLEGIEASAISDDVIKDQFRNLVPFSQTNPEEVASIRAWGMERAVPAGRARQDLTGAMDRPTRRIVTPT from the coding sequence ATGCCGAACCAGGACGACACCGTCAAGGAGTTGCGCCGCTATCTCAATGCGCGCATTCCGCTCATCGTCCTTCGCAGCACCGAATCCCGGCGGGCATTGGAACTGGTCCGCCAGGTCGCCGGTGGGATGAAGGGTATGTCGTTCTACGGTTTCACCCGCACGGGGGGACTGACGGACCTGCTGACGCAGAAGCAGATCGTCGACGACCGATCCCTCGGGGGCGCATTGGATTACGCGGCATCCACCTTTCGTTCTCGCGACTATGCAAACTTCGTGCTGGTCGATGTCGAGGATATCGGCGACCACAGCGGTACGACGCGGTACGTGGCCGAGGTCGTCGACCTTGCCGAGGGCCGGTCGGGGTCGATCGTTCTGGTGACATCCGAATCCGTGGCCTCGGAGCTCATGCGGCTCGGGATGTCCGTCGAACTCGATCTTCCCGATCTCGATGAGTTGTTCTATGTCGTAACCGATCTCGTGGACAACTATCGAGCCGCGATGCAGATCGAATGGACGCACGACGAAGTGCGCCGGGCCTCAGAAGTCCTGGTCGGACTCAGCGAATCCCAGGCGCTCAATGCGGTGAGTACCTTGTTGGCGAAGGGAAGTTTGCACACCTCCGACATCGCCGAGTTGTCGAAGTACAAGGACCGTATGTTCGGTGCCATTAGTGGCATCGAACGCGTCGACATCAAGCCTGCGGACCGGCAGGTTGGTGGGCTGAACTCGTTGCGCAAGTGGTTGCGCCAGCGCGGGCAGTTGATCCGGATGGACCTGAGTCACTCGGATCTGAGGCCACCACGCGGGGTGTTACTCGTCGGCGTTCCCGGCTGCGGAAAGTCATTGTCTGCCAAAGCGATCGCCTCTGAGTGGGAACTGCCCCTTTACCGGCTCGATATGGCGGGTGTGCTCGGCATGTACGTCGGCCAGTCCGAGGGACGGCTACGCGAAGCGCTCGAGATGGCGTCGCGGGTGGCGCCATGCGTGCTGTGGATCGACGAAATAGAGAAGGCGCTGGCCGGCGGCGGCTCGGGCGGAGACGCAACCGGTATCACTCGACGAATGATCGGCCAGTTTCTGTACTGGCTGCAGGAATCTCGGGCGAAGGTGTTTATCGTCGCAACGGCCAACGACGTGACGTCGCTTCCGCCGGAGTTACTGCGCAAGGGCCGGTTCGACGAGCTCTTCTTCGTCGATCTCCCGGATACCGAGGATCGCGCAGAGATAGTGCGCATGTACTTCGACACTTACTTGAAGACCGATATCTCCCCGTACCTGCTAGAGGAACTCGTCGCACTGTCGGACGGCTTCGCAGGTGCGGACATCGCGTCGGTGATCCACGAGGTGGCGTCCTACGGGTTGTTGGAGGGCATCGAGGCGTCGGCCATATCCGACGACGTGATCAAGGATCAGTTCCGGAACCTGGTGCCGTTCAGCCAGACCAATCCCGAAGAGGTGGCGTCGATTCGGGCCTGGGGAATGGAGCGGGCCGTCCCTGCCGGACGAGCCCGACAAGACTTGACCGGTGCCATGGATCGGCCCACCCGCCGCATCGTGACCCCGACCTGA
- a CDS encoding DUF3060 domain-containing protein — MRRATAVGIAAAAAAIVLAGCGSESSDTKTPTATAGSSGAQVEVGNTINYGSFGTTADIDCADGKSLNIGGSNNTLTVKGTCANVNIGGADNKVTFERVDKEISVVGLNNTVTYSEGEPKVNDTGSNNKIGKG; from the coding sequence ATGAGGCGCGCAACCGCAGTGGGCATCGCCGCCGCGGCGGCCGCCATCGTGCTCGCCGGCTGCGGCTCGGAGAGCTCGGACACCAAGACGCCGACCGCGACCGCGGGCTCATCGGGTGCGCAGGTCGAAGTCGGCAACACGATCAACTACGGGTCGTTCGGCACCACCGCCGACATCGATTGCGCAGACGGCAAGTCGCTCAACATCGGCGGGTCCAACAACACGCTGACCGTCAAGGGCACCTGCGCCAACGTCAATATCGGCGGTGCCGACAACAAGGTCACGTTCGAACGCGTCGACAAAGAGATCAGTGTTGTCGGCCTGAACAACACCGTGACCTACTCCGAGGGCGAACCAAAGGTCAACGACACCGGTTCGAACAACAAGATCGGCAAGGGCTAG
- the rpsL gene encoding 30S ribosomal protein S12 — MPTIQQLVRKGRRDKIAKVKTAALKGSPQRRGVCTRVYTTTPKKPNSALRKVARVKLTSAVEVTAYIPGEGHNLQEHSMVLVRGGRVKDLPGVRYKIIRGSLDTQGVKSRKQARSKYGAKKEKS, encoded by the coding sequence ATGCCAACCATTCAGCAGCTGGTCCGCAAGGGTCGCCGCGACAAGATCGCCAAGGTCAAGACCGCGGCCCTCAAGGGCAGCCCGCAGCGCCGCGGCGTGTGCACCCGCGTGTACACCACCACCCCGAAGAAGCCGAACTCGGCACTTCGGAAGGTGGCGCGCGTCAAGCTGACGAGCGCGGTTGAGGTCACCGCGTACATCCCCGGTGAGGGCCACAACCTGCAGGAGCACTCGATGGTGCTCGTGCGTGGCGGTCGAGTGAAGGACCTGCCGGGTGTGCGCTACAAGATCATTCGCGGCTCGCTGGACACGCAGGGCGTGAAGTCTCGCAAGCAAGCGCGCAGCAAGTACGGCGCCAAGAAGGAGAAGAGCTAA
- a CDS encoding DUF3558 domain-containing protein produces the protein MRWRVNRVAAAAVTAAAIVAGCSSTVSGIPRRAHPAVPDPTRSYGYVDDRCGLLLDVSVQETLSADHVVRPYSGAVCQYVLTRGETGSDAGAGAPQVVDVTFSWFESGSLEREREVATERGATVTDKDVERHEAFLARRDTTGAGCSATAAAGTGVLSWWVQFRGKSSGGDPCQDAEKLLSATLRSDL, from the coding sequence ATGCGTTGGCGTGTCAATCGGGTTGCTGCCGCGGCGGTCACAGCGGCGGCAATCGTTGCGGGATGTTCTTCGACCGTCAGCGGTATCCCGCGACGGGCGCATCCCGCCGTACCCGATCCCACCCGCAGCTACGGCTATGTCGATGATCGATGCGGACTTCTGCTCGACGTGTCCGTCCAGGAAACGCTGTCCGCCGATCACGTGGTTCGTCCCTATAGCGGCGCCGTCTGCCAGTACGTGCTGACGCGGGGGGAGACCGGATCCGATGCAGGCGCCGGAGCGCCTCAGGTGGTCGACGTGACGTTCTCATGGTTCGAGTCCGGCAGCCTGGAGCGCGAGCGGGAGGTGGCGACCGAACGCGGCGCGACGGTCACCGATAAAGACGTCGAACGACATGAGGCGTTTCTGGCGCGGCGTGACACCACCGGAGCGGGATGCTCTGCCACGGCTGCGGCCGGCACAGGCGTGCTGAGTTGGTGGGTGCAGTTCCGCGGCAAGTCCAGCGGCGGCGACCCCTGTCAGGATGCCGAGAAACTGCTGTCGGCCACCCTGCGGTCGGACTTGTGA
- the rpsG gene encoding 30S ribosomal protein S7, which produces MPRKGPAPKRPLVNDPVYGSTLVTQLVNKVLLDGKKSLAERIVYGALEQAREKTGTDPVVTLKRAMDNVKPALEVRSRRVGGATYQVPVEVRPERSTTLALRWLVSFSKQRREKTMVERLANELLDASNGLGAAVKRREDVHKMAEANRAFAHYRW; this is translated from the coding sequence ATGCCGCGCAAGGGTCCCGCGCCGAAGCGGCCGTTGGTCAACGACCCGGTCTACGGGTCGACGCTCGTCACCCAGCTGGTGAACAAGGTTCTGCTCGATGGGAAGAAATCCCTGGCCGAACGCATTGTTTATGGTGCGCTCGAACAGGCCCGCGAAAAGACCGGGACCGACCCCGTGGTGACGCTCAAGCGCGCTATGGACAACGTCAAGCCGGCCCTGGAGGTGCGCAGCCGACGCGTCGGCGGTGCCACCTACCAGGTGCCCGTAGAGGTGCGTCCGGAGCGCTCGACCACGCTGGCACTGCGCTGGCTGGTCAGCTTCTCCAAGCAGCGTCGCGAAAAGACCATGGTGGAGCGCCTGGCGAACGAACTTCTCGACGCCAGCAATGGTCTGGGCGCCGCAGTGAAGCGACGCGAAGACGTCCACAAGATGGCCGAGGCGAACCGCGCCTTCGCGCACTACCGCTGGTGA
- a CDS encoding DUF3060 domain-containing protein, whose product MIWSLVARAVAACFIALPVAMAVGVPGAGAQPPGVCNPYLRQCAGNVVVGDDVQGNTHITGNGLKQTIDCNNRTLLVNGGGNQITALGTCWGVTVQGNGNFVVADNVINDVTVYGWDQTVLYKNGAPAIWDRGRELGMTNVVNRLAG is encoded by the coding sequence ATGATCTGGAGTCTTGTGGCCCGGGCTGTGGCGGCATGTTTCATTGCCCTGCCCGTAGCGATGGCCGTCGGAGTTCCTGGCGCAGGCGCGCAACCGCCTGGGGTCTGCAACCCGTACCTGCGGCAGTGCGCCGGCAACGTTGTCGTCGGCGACGACGTCCAGGGCAACACCCACATCACCGGTAACGGGCTCAAGCAAACGATCGACTGCAACAACCGCACGCTGCTGGTGAACGGCGGGGGTAACCAGATCACCGCGCTGGGAACCTGCTGGGGCGTGACCGTCCAGGGCAACGGGAACTTCGTCGTCGCCGACAACGTGATCAACGACGTGACCGTGTACGGCTGGGATCAGACCGTCCTCTACAAGAACGGCGCGCCAGCCATCTGGGATCGCGGCCGCGAACTGGGCATGACGAACGTCGTCAACCGGCTGGCCGGATGA
- a CDS encoding FtsK/SpoIIIE domain-containing protein produces the protein MASDGGGRRRIYIDGEPSAPLRRSPAIPPTVSSPIQPPVPLKPASNADTGTAATLETELRDRLSRLRRDSRRIAESIATHGDEDQRRHEADVAAQQRQVAERKDAALTAMRDSFEQRRRTATDVLAEAAKVVAPGAASVAWADVVPGKPARPATHVRFGLTEAGIPAVAPFLEHSGWALHADDEASVDLIRQVVLRTIAQVPLRFLRIRVFDPRVEGALGWFSELRDANPASYPSPAHSSEDLRAALAELTGLASAAAEQINARHVRTLGELWLDEGRPTHPYMLLVVLAYPLGLDEATQAALVRLADSGSSRGVSLLVQVDGSGRPQRDVHPDDLLRYLTPFESGDGRWRTPLLPEEVAVAADPPPTREVVKAILSRAVKEVSSDTGPTVPLAELLAGFANDPWQDVVDNGIEAVIGLRGREPVTLALRSENPPHPNLLIGGAVGQGKSNLLLTIIYSLAARYGPDQLEMLLLDFKQGLEFKRFDKDDDGRNWLPHARVLSLESSKPFGLAVLEFVQDELERRAQLFNAARCNGFGEYRRTTGQPMTRMLLIIDEFQVLFDGNDDVTAAAVLLFERLARQGRAFGIHILLSSQTLSGISGLQVKGDSIFAQFPLRVSLKNTADESQAILSRGNTAAAELTYRGEVVVNRNYGTAASNEIAVAGYADPAWINELQKTLWDRAATPREPWVFLGNDFAQWPSQLPAADVPTACIGRPIAVTDEIVRIPFADDVDQAVALVGTGDLEAMAVLGACVATVTAGWSSGTRLIVLDGRPGVDGEDSLLGSALDRARLDGIEVQVVRGDEVPRLLMGDLVRGMRDGRPPTLVLAVHLQRIASMAAEVPVDPDNEYGATMSGASALRDLSMHGSTSGIHVIGWWPSLRGLSSHLSFDHGGISRYVFLRAGIEDLRQVAGPHAQPADGSPRVQLFDRGSDQGIRVVVPFEPRAGGVS, from the coding sequence ATGGCGAGTGACGGTGGAGGTCGTCGGCGCATCTATATCGACGGTGAGCCCTCCGCACCGCTCCGCCGCTCACCCGCGATTCCGCCCACCGTCAGCTCGCCCATTCAACCCCCGGTCCCACTAAAGCCAGCGTCCAATGCCGATACCGGCACTGCGGCCACTCTCGAAACCGAGCTGCGCGACAGACTGTCGCGGCTGCGTCGCGACTCCCGGCGCATCGCGGAAAGCATCGCCACGCACGGCGACGAAGACCAGCGTCGCCACGAAGCCGATGTCGCTGCTCAGCAGCGCCAGGTCGCCGAGCGCAAGGACGCGGCGCTCACTGCAATGCGCGATTCGTTCGAGCAACGGCGGCGCACGGCGACGGATGTCCTCGCGGAAGCGGCGAAGGTCGTCGCACCGGGAGCCGCCAGTGTTGCATGGGCTGATGTCGTACCGGGCAAGCCTGCGCGTCCAGCCACCCATGTACGGTTCGGGCTCACCGAGGCTGGCATACCTGCCGTCGCGCCGTTTCTTGAGCATTCCGGTTGGGCACTACACGCTGATGACGAGGCGTCGGTGGACCTCATCCGCCAGGTGGTGCTCCGCACGATTGCCCAGGTGCCGCTGCGATTTCTAAGGATCCGTGTCTTCGATCCCCGTGTCGAAGGGGCGCTCGGATGGTTCTCCGAACTTCGCGACGCAAATCCGGCCAGCTACCCTTCACCCGCTCACTCGAGTGAGGATCTGCGCGCAGCGCTGGCCGAGCTGACCGGACTCGCGTCCGCCGCCGCCGAGCAGATCAACGCACGTCATGTGCGGACACTTGGCGAGCTGTGGCTCGACGAGGGTAGACCGACACACCCCTACATGCTGCTGGTGGTGCTCGCATATCCGCTGGGTCTCGACGAGGCGACCCAGGCCGCGCTCGTCCGACTTGCTGATTCCGGTTCGTCGCGCGGCGTTTCCCTGCTCGTCCAGGTTGACGGGTCTGGCAGGCCGCAGCGCGACGTGCATCCTGACGACTTACTGCGTTACCTGACTCCGTTCGAGAGCGGTGACGGGCGTTGGCGCACTCCGCTGCTGCCTGAGGAGGTGGCGGTGGCCGCCGATCCGCCCCCGACTCGTGAGGTGGTGAAAGCCATCTTGTCGCGGGCGGTCAAGGAGGTGAGTTCAGACACCGGACCCACGGTGCCGCTCGCCGAGCTGCTCGCCGGCTTTGCAAACGACCCGTGGCAGGACGTGGTCGATAACGGAATCGAGGCGGTCATCGGCCTTCGTGGCCGTGAACCGGTCACGCTGGCACTGCGGTCGGAAAACCCCCCGCACCCGAATCTGTTGATAGGAGGGGCGGTCGGCCAGGGAAAGTCGAACCTGCTCCTCACGATCATCTACTCACTTGCGGCGCGGTACGGGCCAGACCAGCTTGAGATGTTGCTGCTGGACTTCAAGCAGGGTCTCGAGTTCAAGCGTTTCGACAAGGACGATGACGGTAGGAACTGGCTGCCACACGCGCGTGTACTGAGCCTGGAGAGCAGCAAACCCTTCGGCCTGGCTGTTCTCGAATTTGTCCAGGATGAGCTGGAGAGGCGCGCACAGCTGTTCAATGCGGCGCGTTGCAACGGGTTCGGTGAGTATCGGCGGACGACTGGCCAACCGATGACGCGAATGTTGCTGATCATCGACGAGTTCCAGGTCCTCTTCGATGGCAACGACGACGTGACCGCGGCGGCCGTGCTGTTGTTTGAGCGGTTGGCGCGCCAGGGGCGCGCATTCGGGATCCACATTCTGCTGTCTTCGCAGACACTGTCGGGGATCTCCGGACTGCAGGTGAAGGGCGACTCGATCTTTGCGCAGTTCCCACTGCGGGTGTCGCTGAAGAACACTGCGGATGAGTCGCAGGCGATCCTGTCCCGTGGCAACACCGCTGCTGCCGAACTGACTTACCGTGGCGAGGTCGTGGTCAACAGGAATTACGGTACGGCTGCATCCAATGAGATCGCCGTCGCCGGATACGCCGACCCCGCGTGGATCAACGAACTGCAGAAGACTTTGTGGGACAGGGCCGCCACACCGCGGGAACCTTGGGTCTTCCTCGGTAACGACTTCGCGCAATGGCCCAGCCAATTACCGGCTGCCGATGTCCCGACCGCCTGCATCGGTCGTCCGATCGCAGTGACTGACGAGATAGTTCGGATCCCATTTGCCGACGATGTCGACCAGGCCGTCGCACTCGTCGGAACCGGTGACCTCGAGGCGATGGCGGTGCTCGGCGCCTGCGTGGCGACTGTAACCGCAGGATGGAGTTCAGGCACGCGGCTTATCGTGCTCGACGGACGCCCCGGCGTCGATGGCGAAGATTCACTGCTCGGGTCTGCGTTGGACCGGGCGCGGTTGGACGGTATCGAGGTACAGGTAGTGCGGGGTGACGAGGTGCCCCGCTTGCTGATGGGCGATCTGGTCAGAGGGATGCGCGACGGTCGGCCACCCACGCTGGTGCTGGCAGTTCACCTTCAGCGCATTGCTTCCATGGCAGCCGAGGTGCCTGTCGATCCTGACAATGAGTACGGCGCAACTATGTCCGGCGCCTCGGCGCTCCGGGACCTTTCGATGCACGGCAGCACCTCCGGTATCCATGTAATCGGGTGGTGGCCGAGCCTGCGCGGGTTGTCGAGTCACTTATCGTTCGACCACGGCGGAATCTCGCGGTATGTGTTCCTGCGGGCAGGAATTGAAGACCTACGGCAAGTGGCGGGGCCCCACGCGCAACCCGCGGATGGCTCGCCGAGGGTGCAGTTGTTCGATCGCGGTTCCGACCAAGGCATTCGGGTGGTCGTACCGTTCGAGCCGCGAGCCGGAGGTGTGTCGTGA
- a CDS encoding peptidoglycan recognition protein family protein codes for MRDRFREQSGLTRRQLLKLAGGAGIAAAAGACSRQAEPATVSTPTPSSSPAVAPAPRATRVPAPVVQTANLLCRESWGARPARPGGRVHMITRMTVHHTAEVLGDNRNMTERLREHQRYHQDDQGWIDIAYHVGVDRKGNIFELRTPELVGDTATEYDPTGHFLVVCEGNFDEETVSEEQLQGAATAFAWAAQNFDITTETLGGHRDFAATACPGADLYAHVASGDLKQRIDDLLAIGTVDLHRICGPEADSVVTQIETGA; via the coding sequence ATGCGTGATCGTTTTCGCGAACAGTCTGGTCTCACCCGCCGCCAACTTCTAAAGCTGGCCGGTGGCGCCGGCATCGCCGCAGCTGCCGGTGCCTGCTCACGCCAGGCCGAACCCGCGACCGTCTCGACGCCCACGCCGAGCTCCAGCCCGGCCGTGGCACCGGCGCCGAGGGCTACACGTGTCCCTGCCCCTGTGGTACAGACCGCAAACCTGCTGTGCCGAGAGTCGTGGGGCGCCCGTCCCGCCCGTCCCGGCGGACGGGTCCACATGATCACCCGCATGACGGTTCACCACACCGCGGAAGTCCTCGGAGACAATCGCAACATGACCGAGCGCCTTCGTGAACATCAGCGGTATCACCAGGATGACCAGGGGTGGATCGATATCGCCTATCACGTCGGCGTCGACCGCAAGGGGAACATCTTCGAGCTTCGAACCCCTGAGCTTGTCGGCGACACCGCGACCGAATACGACCCGACCGGCCATTTCCTCGTCGTTTGCGAAGGCAACTTCGACGAGGAAACAGTGAGTGAGGAGCAACTGCAGGGCGCAGCGACGGCTTTCGCCTGGGCCGCGCAGAACTTCGACATCACGACCGAGACGCTGGGCGGCCATCGAGACTTCGCCGCCACCGCATGCCCAGGGGCAGACCTCTACGCCCACGTCGCCTCCGGCGACCTTAAGCAGCGCATCGACGACCTGCTGGCGATCGGCACCGTCGACCTGCACCGCATCTGTGGACCCGAGGCGGACTCTGTCGTCACTCAGATCGAGACAGGCGCCTGA
- the fusA gene encoding elongation factor G, with product MAQKDVLTDLTKVRNIGIMAHIDAGKTTTTERILYYTGISYKIGEVHDGAATMDWMEQEQERGITITSAATTCFWNDNQINIIDTPGHVDFTVEVERSLRVLDGAVAVFDGKEGVEPQSEQVWRQADKYDVPRICFVNKMDKIGADFYFSVRTMEERLGANVIPIQLPVGSEGDFEGIVDLVEMNAKVWRGETKLGETYETVDIPADLAEKADEYRTKLLEAVAETDESLLEKYFGGEELSVEEIKGALRKLTINSEAYLVLCGSAFKNKGVQPMLDAVIDYLPSPLDVESVSGHAPGKEEEILIRKPSTDEPFSALAFKVATHPFFGKLTYVRVYSGTVESGSQVINATKGKKERLGKLFQMHSNKENPVERASAGHIYAVIGLKDTTTGDTLSDPNQQVVLESMTFPDPVIEVAIEPKTKSDQEKLGTAIQKLAEEDPTFKVHLDQETGQTVIGGMGELHLDILVDRMKREFKVEANVGKPQVAYKETIKRTVDKVEFTHKKQTGGSGQFAKVLISIEPFSGEDGATYEFENKVTGGRIPREYIPSVDAGAQDAMQYGVLAGYPLVNLKVTLLDGAYHEVDSSEMAFKVAGSQVLKKAAAQAQPVILEPVMAVEVATPEEYMGDVIGDLNSRRGQIQAMEERAGARVVKAQVPLSEMFGYVGDLRSKTQGRANYSMVFDSYAEVPANVSKEIIAKATGQ from the coding sequence GTGGCACAGAAGGACGTGCTGACCGACCTGACCAAGGTCCGCAACATCGGCATCATGGCGCACATCGATGCGGGTAAGACGACGACGACCGAGCGCATCCTCTACTACACCGGTATCAGCTACAAGATCGGTGAGGTGCACGACGGCGCCGCCACCATGGACTGGATGGAGCAGGAACAGGAGCGGGGGATCACCATCACCTCCGCCGCTACCACCTGTTTCTGGAACGACAACCAGATCAACATCATCGACACCCCCGGCCACGTCGACTTCACCGTCGAGGTGGAGCGAAGCCTGCGGGTTCTCGACGGTGCCGTTGCCGTGTTCGACGGCAAGGAGGGTGTCGAGCCACAGTCCGAGCAGGTTTGGCGCCAGGCCGACAAGTACGACGTCCCCCGCATCTGCTTCGTCAACAAGATGGACAAGATCGGCGCGGACTTCTACTTCTCCGTGCGCACGATGGAAGAGCGCCTCGGCGCGAACGTCATCCCGATCCAGCTGCCCGTCGGCTCCGAAGGCGACTTCGAGGGCATCGTCGACCTGGTCGAGATGAATGCCAAGGTATGGCGCGGCGAGACCAAGCTCGGTGAGACCTACGAAACCGTCGACATCCCAGCCGATTTGGCTGAGAAGGCCGACGAGTACCGCACCAAGCTGCTCGAGGCGGTCGCCGAGACCGACGAGTCGCTGCTCGAGAAGTACTTCGGCGGCGAGGAGCTGTCGGTCGAGGAGATCAAGGGTGCGCTGCGCAAGCTCACCATCAACTCCGAGGCCTACCTGGTGCTGTGCGGCAGCGCGTTCAAGAACAAGGGTGTTCAGCCCATGCTCGACGCGGTGATCGACTATCTGCCGTCGCCCCTGGACGTCGAGTCCGTCTCCGGACATGCGCCTGGCAAGGAAGAAGAGATCCTTATCCGCAAGCCGTCGACCGACGAGCCGTTCTCGGCGCTTGCGTTCAAGGTCGCCACGCACCCGTTCTTCGGCAAGCTGACCTACGTCCGCGTCTACTCCGGCACCGTCGAGTCCGGTTCGCAGGTCATCAACGCCACCAAGGGCAAGAAGGAGCGGCTGGGCAAGCTGTTCCAGATGCACTCCAACAAGGAGAACCCGGTGGAACGGGCCTCCGCGGGGCACATCTACGCCGTCATCGGCCTCAAGGACACCACCACCGGCGACACGCTGTCGGATCCGAACCAGCAGGTCGTGCTGGAGTCGATGACCTTCCCCGATCCGGTGATCGAGGTGGCCATCGAGCCCAAGACCAAGAGCGACCAGGAGAAGCTGGGCACGGCGATCCAGAAGCTGGCCGAAGAGGATCCGACGTTCAAGGTGCACCTGGATCAGGAGACCGGCCAGACCGTCATCGGCGGTATGGGCGAGCTACACCTGGACATCCTCGTGGACCGCATGAAGCGCGAGTTCAAGGTCGAGGCCAACGTCGGTAAGCCACAGGTCGCCTACAAGGAGACCATCAAGCGCACGGTCGACAAGGTCGAGTTCACCCACAAGAAGCAGACCGGTGGTTCGGGCCAGTTCGCGAAGGTGCTCATCTCCATCGAGCCGTTCTCGGGCGAGGACGGTGCCACCTACGAGTTCGAGAACAAGGTCACCGGTGGCCGCATCCCCCGCGAGTACATCCCGTCGGTGGATGCCGGTGCGCAGGACGCCATGCAGTACGGCGTGCTGGCCGGCTACCCACTGGTGAACCTGAAGGTCACGCTTCTCGACGGTGCCTACCACGAGGTCGACTCGTCGGAAATGGCCTTCAAGGTCGCTGGCTCCCAGGTGCTGAAAAAGGCTGCCGCACAGGCGCAGCCGGTGATCCTGGAGCCGGTGATGGCGGTCGAGGTCGCCACACCCGAGGAGTACATGGGTGACGTGATCGGCGACCTGAACTCCCGCCGTGGCCAGATCCAGGCCATGGAGGAGCGGGCCGGTGCACGCGTCGTCAAGGCGCAAGTGCCGCTGTCGGAGATGTTCGGTTACGTCGGAGACCTTCGGTCGAAGACCCAGGGCCGGGCGAACTACTCCATGGTTTTCGACTCGTACG
- a CDS encoding DUF3558 family protein codes for MSARKAVSWLVASAAVSAALVGCAHSGERAAPSAPATATADAGFRSGDCNGITDADIAAAAGPATFTRAVVSDAGCFWQENAVFGTVGAGMGISTWWYRGSDMDTERSLEQSAGRKLTELSLDGNKGFKAYDGNACSIYVAKGGDVITWSIQTLNPGTLPDLCAVTERLAQLSQDRVN; via the coding sequence ATGAGTGCGCGAAAAGCAGTGTCGTGGTTGGTGGCGTCGGCCGCGGTGTCAGCCGCCCTCGTCGGCTGCGCGCACTCGGGGGAGCGTGCGGCGCCCTCGGCCCCGGCTACGGCTACTGCGGACGCGGGCTTCCGCAGCGGCGACTGCAACGGCATCACCGATGCGGACATCGCCGCGGCGGCCGGTCCGGCGACGTTCACCAGGGCGGTGGTCAGCGACGCCGGATGCTTTTGGCAGGAGAATGCGGTATTCGGCACGGTCGGCGCCGGCATGGGGATCTCGACATGGTGGTATCGCGGCAGCGACATGGACACCGAGCGGTCGCTGGAGCAGAGCGCCGGACGCAAGCTGACCGAATTGTCGCTGGACGGCAACAAGGGTTTCAAGGCCTACGACGGCAACGCCTGCAGTATCTACGTCGCCAAGGGCGGTGACGTCATCACCTGGTCGATCCAGACGCTGAACCCGGGGACCCTGCCCGATCTGTGCGCAGTCACCGAGCGGCTCGCCCAGCTCAGTCAGGACCGCGTCAACTGA
- a CDS encoding TetR/AcrR family transcriptional regulator encodes MAAQPSSTQGRRPARLSRDSIVNAALTFLDREGWDALTINALAIQLGTKGPSLYNHVHSLEDLRRTVRMRVVGDIIDMLNNVGQGRTRDDAVMAMAAAYRSYAHHHPGRYSAFTRMPLGGDDPEFTEATRRTAAPVIDVLASYGLEGENAFYAALEFWSAMHGFVLLEMTGAMDGIETDMVFTDMMMRLATGMERR; translated from the coding sequence ATGGCAGCTCAGCCGTCGAGCACGCAGGGACGGCGTCCCGCGCGGCTTAGCCGCGATTCGATCGTCAACGCGGCGCTGACATTTTTGGACCGCGAGGGCTGGGACGCGCTCACGATCAATGCGCTGGCGATCCAACTCGGCACCAAGGGCCCCTCGCTGTACAACCACGTGCACAGCCTCGAAGACCTGCGCCGCACCGTGCGTATGCGGGTGGTCGGGGACATCATCGACATGCTCAACAACGTGGGTCAGGGCCGCACCCGCGACGATGCGGTGATGGCCATGGCCGCCGCCTACCGCAGCTACGCCCACCACCATCCCGGTCGATACTCCGCGTTCACCCGGATGCCCCTCGGGGGGGACGATCCCGAATTCACCGAGGCCACCCGTCGGACCGCGGCGCCGGTGATCGACGTCCTGGCGTCCTACGGACTCGAAGGAGAGAACGCGTTCTATGCGGCGCTGGAGTTCTGGTCGGCGATGCACGGTTTCGTGTTGTTGGAGATGACCGGCGCGATGGACGGGATCGAGACGGACATGGTGTTCACGGACATGATGATGCGGCTCGCGACCGGAATGGAACGGCGATGA